Part of the Phacochoerus africanus isolate WHEZ1 chromosome 8, ROS_Pafr_v1, whole genome shotgun sequence genome is shown below.
AGGCTCAGCCCCGCcccgggggcagagggagggggagagaattcCTTTCCTCAAACTCTCAGCGCAGCTCCgaggctgccctgcccccaccctggctcCGCGTTCGGGATCCAGGCATCTCCCAGCTGCTCCaaggcctctccccaccccagcctccctgcccagaACCCCCGGGGGCTGGGTCAGGGCCCCCTCGGGCTCGCCACCGCCCAGGGCACGGGGCACGCTCTGCTCTGAAGTTGCCCGGGCTCAGCAGGCAGTAGGTCCTGAAGAATGCTtagtgatgaaaggggaaaaggggCACTTTGCCCCGTGGCTCTGGTCCCCTGCTCTTCATCCCTCTGGgcctcctccccccacaccctATTTCTCGGGCTCTGTGactctccatttctttctctgtctctgtctgtctctctgtcccccctccccacccccatccctttgTCTGCCACCAGGATTCCACCCCGATGACAACAGGCGCTAAAGCCGAGAGACAGGTgttgggaggtggtgggggggggagtgtcAGCCCCGCAGGACCTcagattcccccccccctccaTCTGACACGGCTCTTTCTGGTATCCCCTCCCCTTTCCCGGCCAAGCCATGACCTTGAACTCTGGGGGATTCCTCACTCCCTGTACCTCCGTGTCGCTGTCTGTGTTTCTGACTCTGCATTTCGGGGTGGGGGGCTTGGGGGCTCTCTTTGGCCTCTGTCCCTGTCTACGGTGTCTCCTGGTCTCCCTCTGCCCGTCAGTGACTGGGTATCTGACTGTCTTTagctctctgtctctatctttcCAGctctttgtgggggtggggggacctctCTTTGTGCTGCAGCTCTCCCTCTGTGGGGcctcatttctttccatctttttttgtctaaaaggactgtacctgtggcatatggaggttcccaggctaggggtccaattggtgctACAGGCTGcaggcttacactacagccacagcaatgcaggatccaaatcatgtctgcgacctgcaccacacccccggcaacgccggatccttaacccactgaatgaggacagggatcgaacccatgtcctcatggatgctagtcgggttcattaactcctgagccatgacaggacctcctgtGCACCCTCATTCCTGTCTCTTCCCGGGCGGGCGAGGTCCTCTCTATTTCTCACTGTGTAGCCTGTGTCtggtttcctctctctctgcactTCTTTTTCTGCATCCGTCTCCTGTCCTTCTCCCttggctgtctgtctgtctgtctctccctgtgtctctgaCTCAATCTGTCTGTGCCTCCATGTGTCCGTCTTTGGGCCTCGGTCTCGGCACCTCTGTGCACCCCCCACAGGGGGCAGAGGATCGGAGAACGCCCCCTATTGGAGACCCAGCTTTGCCTCTGGGGTGCGGTGTGGCTTTGGGGGAGCCTTGAGCTCAGGGGTCCCATGTCTCTCACAGCAAGACCCCAACCCCCAGGGTAGCAGACACACAGCCACTCCCAGCTCAGAGAGAAGCTTTATTCCTCAGGGTTGGGGCCAGGCTGCCCGTCAGGCCAGCTCAGCCCTCAAACTTCTTCTTGCGACCTTCCATCCCACTGAGCGCGTCGATGTTCTTGCGCCAGTCTCCCACCTCCCGGTTCTCCTGGGGGGATGGGGTCAGAGGTTAGGCTACCTTCCTGGTCTACAGGCTCTCAAATATCCTCCATGTGCCCTCTGTGCCCTTTTGCCCGCTGGGCCACTCTCCTCTGGATGCCCATTGCAGAATCTGCTTCtggaacacttctttttttttgtcttttctagggccgctctcgcagcatatggagcttcccaggctaggggtcaaattggagctgtagtgccagcctatgccagagccacagcaacgtgggatccgagccgcgtctgcgacctacaccacagctcatggcaacgccggatccctaacccactgagcaaggccagggatcgaacctgccacctcatggttcctagtcggattcgttaaccactgagccatgacgggaacacctggAACACTTCTTGTTCCTTCAGACAACCCCTCCCAATTTGCCCCACTTCATGTCCCCCTCCTGCACTTCCTGTCCCCCCCTGCACTTCCTGACCCCCTCCTgcacttcctgcctccctcctgcacTTCTATCTTCTTCCTGCACCTCTGCCTCCTtgccacttcctccctccctactCCACTTCCGGTATTCACCTTCAACCTTCTGTCTTCCTCTGGCATTTCCTGTGCCCCTCCTGTACTTCCTGCCGAGGACCCTTACCAGGTATTGCTCCCCACCACCCCAAGTGCCACCTGCCCTGAGTCTAGGCCATAGGATGGCAGCCCCCCACACCCTCTCGCCAAAGCACCCTTTTTTCCTGGACCTagtcacactcaccttctccgtGTCCTCCTTCTTCACCTGCTTGAGGTGGGCCCGCAGGTCTAAGGTCTCCTTAGCCCTGGCCCCCAGCAGCGCCTGCATCATGGCATCGGCAGAGATCCGCACCCTCCGCAGGGTGGGCCGCTTAAACTTGCCCCGAAGGTCAAAGATCTTCTGGTTCAGATCAGCGATCTAGAGGCAGCCATAAAGGGAGTCTccactcaccccccccccccgcctcactCTTCCACCTGACTCTTCCCTCCTATCCCCATCCAGGCTTCATCCAGACTCTCCCTTGTTCAAGCTCCTACCACCTTTGGGACGAAACCCATGGTCCCCACCCTGGGACCTGAAGCCCTCCCCAATCTACCCCAGCCTCATCTCTGAAAACCGCggacacagcccagcccagctacATGCATCACAGCTCCCTGGACCACACTTGAATTAATTTACCAACACGCGAGGCTCCAGCCACACATTTTCAAACATACTTTCTGCTTTCCCACCTCTGGGTTTTTGCATGTGCTGTTCTCTCTACCTGGAACAGCATTCCCTGACAGGATTGTACTCTGCCTCTGGCTCCTCCCTACCAGGCTCACAGAGCTGCCCGGCATCTCCTGGTGTCTGTGCCCATAATCAGGTGCAAGTGGCCAGGCTGAGACCAGAGCCCCAGGCACAGCACCTGCTCTGAAGGGACCCGACTGCCCAGGGCCTCCCACCTCCGTGATGTTCTTGGTGACTTTCGCCTCCACGTCGTATCTCTCCTCATCCACCTTGTCCACGCGGGCATGGAGCTGTCGGCACAAGTCCTGGTGGAGGAACACGGAGTGTGGGGGGGACTGCTGAAGGCGGGGGGCCAGGACTAcagggtctgagggaggaggggctggggatcTAGGTGTCTGGTCCTGGAGGAGCA
Proteins encoded:
- the TNNI3 gene encoding troponin I, cardiac muscle — its product is MADRSGDAAGDSRPAPAPVRRRSSANYRAYATEPHAKKKSKISASRKLQLKTLMLQIAKQELEREAEERRGEKGRALSTRCQPLELAGLSFAELQDLCRQLHARVDKVDEERYDVEAKVTKNITEIADLNQKIFDLRGKFKRPTLRRVRISADAMMQALLGARAKETLDLRAHLKQVKKEDTEKENREVGDWRKNIDALSGMEGRKKKFEG